GTTTAACGACGAACGACAGAGCTTCAGGCTGGAAAGCACCCGCGAAAGGTGTCATGACCGAAATAACGGAGTCTGCTACGAGACTAAGGCTGGACGAACCGAACGCAATCGACACGAATGTCAATTTTTGTCCAGTGATTGGGTTAGTCCGATGCTCCAACTTCCGAGTGTCAACAATAATAATCCTGCCCGCTGCCATAGCAGTAGGCATCCAACAAACGGTGGAAGTAATATTTTTGCTGGGGAGGTAGCTCCGCGATCGCGCCTTGAAATTGCTTGAATAGGAAATACAGGCCGCTGTATGCCCCCAATCCCACATAATGACGGCTCCAATCGAGCAAAGTCTCTATACCCAGTTGGGGAATTACCTCTCGTACCACCTGAGGATGGCGGAGGGTAGTTTGTAACAAAGCCACCGAAAGGGGTTGAAACTGCACCACATCCTGCAAAAAGGGATTGAGCACCTTTTCGCCCAACCGGTCCATTTCCGCAAAAACGCAGCGTAGCAGGCGATTGATAGCATCGGGGTCCATATCGGTGCCATCGAGATCCACGCTCATGGCTTGCTGGAACAGCCAAGTTACCGACAGACTAGGTTGGTAGGGATGCAACTCTGCCAAATCCCCGTGACGCAGGGCATCGCAGCGTAGCGCTTCGTCAAGTCCTTCGCTGAGGCGTTTCAGATGGCGTACCATAGCACCAAACCCACCAAAACTTAAGGGAGATTGAGTGCTGCTGCTATCGCCGATGGGGGCAATCCGATGCCATGGATAGCGAATGGGACTTTGGCGGTAGGATGGGAAAAAGCCAAACAGCAACCGCTGCCATTGCAGTTGTTCTAAATCCACATTTTGATATTCCGGCAGCAGGCGCAGGTATTCGTCTAAAAAGAAAGATAAGCTAAAGCGCCGGGGGTCGGCATCCATGTAGGTAAATAAGTAAGTAGTGCGCCCATCTCTGGCGGGAAAAGCTTCCCAAAAATACTGGCATTGGTTGAGAATCGGAGTAAAAGAAGCGAACAAATCGCCGGATTCATTCTTTTCAAATCCTTGGGCGCAACCACCTACCACCATACAAACGCCATCTGGTTTTTTCCCCTGACGGGCTTGGGAAGCGATGGGCGAAAAATGCCCCATACTATCCAACAGAAGCCTCGATTTTAGGGTGGTTCCGGTTTTGGTTTTGACTTCTACACCATCGGGATGAACAGTGACCCCGGCAAATGGTTCTTCCTCCAATAGTTTCCCGCCTGCTTGTAGAAATTTTTGCTTGCAAGTTTCGATCAAGGTAACGGGATACACGCCAACATTGAGAATATCGCGCACCCAAATATCCTCACCGCCGCGGATGGAGATGCGTACTGGATTAAATTCAGTGGCGATCGCTTCTTCGAGTTCTTCAGGTGAGAGCAGTTCCAACTCGCAGAGAACTTGCAATTCCGAACGAGAAATATTCCATTCCTGTTCGCGCCCCCGCACCGTGCCCCGTTCGAGGACTGCAACCCGCCATTGCTTTTGCGCTAAAATAGCGGCTATCGGTACGCCCAAAGTTCCCCCACTAACCACCACATCCCAGTCGGTGGTCCCCAGGGGCGCGGCTGACTCTTGTACAGATTCTACCAGAGGACGGGTATTTTCCTTGAGAGCTTGCCACATTTGGTCGGCTCGCTGCAGTCTGGCTAGGGTCCCGGAGGGAAATTTCTCAAAGACAGAAGGTTGTTCGCTCATGGGTTTGCTGGCACCGTGGATAGCTTCCGGATTTGGTTTTGGACGAAGCAGCAGTCAAAGGAGGAGTTACTAACAGACCACCGTTGCCCTGTTCACATTGTAGAAGCATGTTGTTTGTGGAAGCTGCCCGTAAAGATGGGTACCCTAGCCCGATCGGGTGGGTGCCATGACGAAAAGAATTAAGATTCTGAAAACCTAGCATGACACCCACAGCCAGTTTAAGCTAAAGTAAACAAGGGTTTTTATACACGCTAACACCATAGAGAAGCGACCTCTTAAGGGGCAACCTACCGTTCGCTCTGGAAATGTGCTTATCCATAGGAGGTGGGGTGCCAGTCTACCAAGGCGACCTCGACAGTGCGATTGACCCGCCAGCCCATCGAAAGCATTTATAAGTTCGATTAAAAATATTTCCAAATTATAAATTTTGAGGTTAGCAGCTTTATTCGATTGACAAAAAAGACTGGATGGCGGCTGGCAAATCTAGCAGTTCCCTTATCGTTTTTTACCAACGTCTGCGATGTCCGAAAAACGAAAATCTCAAGCAAGTTCTTCCCGACTTCAAAAATTAGCGGCCTGTTTTCCCGGCGCGATCGTACAATTTTGCCGCAGTAGCGGTGGCAACACCAAAGTTTCCCAGCTAGAAGGTAAGTGCGAAATGTTGTTTGGGGAAGCGGCAACCGAAGTAGCAACCCACCCAGAACGTCTCTGGCAGTTTGTGCATCCGGAAGACCAGGAAACTTTTTGGCAAACCCTCGATGTTTCGGCTGAGAACCTACAACCATGGTCTTGGCAAGGTCGTTTTGTGGGTGCTGGTGGCAGCTCTATTTGGGTGGAAGCTTATGCGACCCCAGAAGCAACGACTGCCGGGGAAATTTGGTGGGATGGCATATTGCTAAAAAGCGATCGCGCCTCGGAGTCTCTGGGGGGAGATACCACTAATGACATTTCACAGGGAGGCGAAGAAAACTTGCGCACCATGTTCAATCAAACCTTCCAGTTAATGGGGTTATTGGATGCGCAAGGAAGGGTTCTCGAAGCCAACGATAGTGCCTTGGCTTTATTAACCGCCAGCGAGAAGACGTGATTGGAGCGTTTTTGTGGGAAACCCCTTGGTTTCAGATTTCTGAAGCCGCCCGCCAGCGGGTAAAAAATGCGATCGCGCAAGCCTGTCAGGGAAATTTTATCCGCTACGAACAGGAAATTCTCGGCGCTAGCGATCGCAAAATTACGGTTGACCTATCCATTAAACCAGTTCTCAACGAAGCGGGAGAAACGATCAAATTGATTCCAGAGGCACGGGATATTACCGATAGTGGAAACCCGCCGCGCTTTACAAGACAGCGAACGCATTCTCAGAGCCATCCTCGACAACACCCCCGTTCCCATCTATCTCAAAGACCTAGAAGGGCGATTAATTCTCAGCAACCTCACGCATCAACAAACTTTAAACGCCTCCCAGTGGGAGATTTTGGGCAAAACCGACTACGAACTGCTGCCCAAAGCAATTGCTGATGAAGTGCGCAAAAACGACGAAAAGGTGCTCAACGCTGGGGCTTCTCTGGAAATGGAGGAAAAAATTCCCCAAGAAAACCAAGTGCGTACTTATTTATCTATCAAATTTCCTTTATGCACTGAAGATGGCAGCCCTTATGCCGTGGGGGGCATTTCTACCGATATCACCGACCGCAAGCAAGCCGAAGAAGAACTGGGGCAATATAAAGAACATTTGGAGGATTTGGTAGAGCAGCGCACTGCCGCCCTCAAAGCTGCCAACGAGGAACTCAAACGCACCCAAGGGGAACTGGAACGCATTTTTAATTTCTCCTTGGATATTCTGGCAGTGGTCAACCAAAATGGATATTTTGAAAAAATCAGCCCCGCCGTTACCAAGATTTTGGGATATACGCCGGAAGAATTTCTGGAGATGCCCTTTGTAGAATTGCTGCATCCCGACGACCGGGAAGCGGCCACTCAAGAGTTCTATCGGTTGATGGAAACCCAAGAACCCACCTTCGATTTTGTCAATCGCCTAATTGGCAAAGATGGCAAATATCGTTGGTTGGCTTGGAACGCCACCCCAGCCACCACCGAAGGCATGGTTTATGGCGTTGCCCGGGATATTACGGCGGTGAAAGAAGCAGAAGAAGCTCTCCAAGAAGAACAAGAGCGTTTTCGCGCCACCTTCGAGCAAGCACCGGTGGGGATTGCCCATGTGGGGGTTGCGGGGAATTTCCTGCGCCTGAATCAGAAGTTTTGCGATATTGTGGGCTACACCCAAGCGGATATGCTTTCCATGCGGTTCCAGGATTTGACCCATCCGGAGGATTTACCTGCCAATACCGAGTACATGCAGCAGCTGCTTGCCGGGCAAATCGATACGTTTTCTTTGGAAAAACGGCACCTGCACAAAGATGGGTTTGCTGTTTGGGTGAATGCTACGGTTTCGTTGGTTAGGGAGGTATCGGGAGAGCCCAAATATTTTATTGCCATCGTACAGGATATTAGCGATCGCAAGCAAGCAGAGCTGGCTTTGCAAGAGTCGGAAGCCCAACTGCGCCAGAAAGCAGAAGAGTTGCAAGCCACGTTGGAAGAGTTGCAGCGCACCCAAACCCAACTGGTACAAAGCGAAAAAATGTCAGGGTTGGGTCAGTTGGTAGCCGGGGTTGCCCACGAAATCAACAACCCGGTGAACTTTATTTACGGGAATCTAGAGCATCTAACGGAATACGCCACTGACCTGCTGGAGTTGGTACAGCAATACCAACAAGAGCATACCGATCCTTCCGAAGATTTGGAAGAACTCATTGAAGAAAAAGACGTGGAATTTCTGGCGGAAGACCTGCCCAAAATGCTGGATTCCATGCAAATGGGGGCCAAACGCATCCGGGAGATTGTCAAATCCTTGCGTACTTTTTCCCGGATGGATGAAGCGGAAGTCAAGGCAGTAGATTTGCACGAAGGCATCGATAGCACCTTAACCATTTTACACAACCGCTTGAAGTTCAAATCCGACCGTCCAGGCATTCACGTGGTACGCGAGTACGGGGAAATTCCGCCAGTAGAATGTTATCCGGGGCAGTTGAATCAGGTGTTTATGAACCTGTTTGGCAATGCCATCGATGCTTTGGATGAATACTCCCAGGAAAATCCCCAAGCCTGTGAGGAAAGTCGCGGTGAAATTTATATTACCACGCAACTATTAGAGGGCGATCGCGTCAGGATTCGCATTCGCGACAACGGACCGGGAATTCCCGAAGAGGTTCAACAACGTATTTTCGACCCATTTTTCACCACCAAACCCGTGGGCAAAGGCACGGGCATGGGACTGGCCATCAGCTATCAAATTATCACGGAAAAACATCGGGGCAGGCTGCAGTGTTGTTCCCATCCAGGTGAAGGAACGGCGTTTATTATTGAGATCCCTTTGCATCAGAAGCAGGCAACGTGAAGGTAGGGGAAAAGGGGAGGAAAGAAGATGTACCAGGTGTTGCCTTGGGTGTATCGAATTCTGAAACCAACATTTCCCCAGTGTTTGTGGTCGGGGAAGCCGGGTCGGCAGCAGGTAGCTTTGACGTTTGATGATGGTCCCCACCCTCGCCATACAAAGGCATTGCTGGAAGTTCTGCGGCGGCATGGCGTGGTGGCGAGTTTCTTTTGGTTGGGAATACAGGTGCAGCGGTATCCCGCAGTTGCCCGCGCGGTTTCCCAACAGGGACATTGGCTGGGGCTGCATGGATACCAACACATAAATTTTGTCAAGCTTAGCAAGCTAGAACTATACGAAAGTTTACAAAAAACCCAAGACGCGATCGCGGCTGCCTGCGCCATCAACCCCCACCAAGTAATAGATGTGCGCCCGCCCAACGGTTTGTTCGCCCCCCATACCTTGGATTGGCTGCAGCAGTGGCACTACCGACCAGTAATGTGGAGCGTCGTTCCCATGGATTGGACGCAGCCTGGCGTTGCGGTAGTGGTACAGCGGGTCCTCCAACAAGTCAAAGATGGTGCTGTCATTGTTTTGCACGATGGTACTTTTGGGGGGACAGACGTAGCAGAAATTACAGATCGACTCGTGGGAGCTTTGCTACAAAGGGGATACGAGCTGGTTACAGTGGATCGACTTTGGCGATGGTCCTTCGGAGCGGTGCCAAAAGCACCATCGCAGCAGGATGTCAGCCCCCCCGGCTGAACACAGGGGCTTCATGCCTCCAGCTTTAGGTAGCTGACCAGCCCTGCGCCCTTGGGGGCTACGTTTTTAGAGTCATGGCACCTACAAATGTTTTCGTTGTTGGTCGTCCTGCCGTTAACGGTTAAACCGCCCTACCAGGGATCAGGCCGTGCCGTTCGCTCGACCAGCCCAAAAAACATGGGCGAGGAAAACATGACCCGGTGCCGGGGAGGCGATTTCGGCTAGAACACCGAAAGAGCGGAAACTGCACCTCTTTTCGCTCTCGGTGGGCGTGGGGAAGGCAACTCAAGTCGCCGTTCGTTTTTCCTCCCGGCGCTAAAACGACAGGGCTTGCAAACGTATCGAAAATTCCCCCTAAATCCCAGCACCGTTGAAGAACTGCTGGATTTCCTTATCTTGCAGCTGGCAGGAAGGGGCTTTTTGCCAGTCGGTATGGGCGGCGTTATCGGCGGATTCGCTTTCTTGCGGACAGCGTTGCTGTTGCAGTTGCTGCACATTTTCTTCCAAAGCTTCAATGCGGTTTAACAAAGCGCGAATCACATTGGCTTCGGAATCCGGCAGTTGTCCGTGCTCTAGGGGGCTCACCCGCACGCCAGAACGGTAAACAATCCGACCGGGAACGCCCACCACCGTGCAATCAGAGGGAACATCCCGCAAAACCACCGAACCGGCACCAATGCGAACGTCGTTGCCGATTTGGATATTGCCCAGAACTTTGGCACCAGCTCCAACAACAACGCATTCTCCTAGGGTGGGATGGCGCTTGCCGCTTTCTTTACCGGTTCCCCCAAGAGTAACGCCTTGGTAAATCAGGCTGTAATCGCCCACAATGGCCGTTTCGCCGATAACCACGCCCATACCGTGGTCGATGAAAACCCCTTTGCCGATTTGCGCGCCGGGGTGAATTTCGATGCCGGTTAAGAACCGGGCAAAGTGGGAGATAAAACGGGGCAAAAAGGGAATGCCGAGGCGATAGAGCCAGTGGGCAAAGCGGTGAAACAGAAGCGCTTGCAACCCTGGATAGCAAGTTACCACTTCTAACCAGTTCCGGGCTGCCGGGTCGCGCTCGAAAATTATACGGAAGTCAGTAGCAAACGTTTCAAACACCAGTCTTACTCGTGGCGAAACCAATCGCTTCCTATGGTATCGTTCTTACGAAGAAGTTAACAGTATCGTGGGATATTTTGCAGGCAAATTGCGGCTATAAATGTTCGATATCCCACTC
The genomic region above belongs to Geitlerinema sp. PCC 9228 and contains:
- a CDS encoding PAS domain-containing protein is translated as MSEKRKSQASSSRLQKLAACFPGAIVQFCRSSGGNTKVSQLEGKCEMLFGEAATEVATHPERLWQFVHPEDQETFWQTLDVSAENLQPWSWQGRFVGAGGSSIWVEAYATPEATTAGEIWWDGILLKSDRASESLGGDTTNDISQGGEENLRTMFNQTFQLMGLLDAQGRVLEANDSALALLTASEKT
- a CDS encoding PAS domain S-box protein, whose translation is METRRALQDSERILRAILDNTPVPIYLKDLEGRLILSNLTHQQTLNASQWEILGKTDYELLPKAIADEVRKNDEKVLNAGASLEMEEKIPQENQVRTYLSIKFPLCTEDGSPYAVGGISTDITDRKQAEEELGQYKEHLEDLVEQRTAALKAANEELKRTQGELERIFNFSLDILAVVNQNGYFEKISPAVTKILGYTPEEFLEMPFVELLHPDDREAATQEFYRLMETQEPTFDFVNRLIGKDGKYRWLAWNATPATTEGMVYGVARDITAVKEAEEALQEEQERFRATFEQAPVGIAHVGVAGNFLRLNQKFCDIVGYTQADMLSMRFQDLTHPEDLPANTEYMQQLLAGQIDTFSLEKRHLHKDGFAVWVNATVSLVREVSGEPKYFIAIVQDISDRKQAELALQESEAQLRQKAEELQATLEELQRTQTQLVQSEKMSGLGQLVAGVAHEINNPVNFIYGNLEHLTEYATDLLELVQQYQQEHTDPSEDLEELIEEKDVEFLAEDLPKMLDSMQMGAKRIREIVKSLRTFSRMDEAEVKAVDLHEGIDSTLTILHNRLKFKSDRPGIHVVREYGEIPPVECYPGQLNQVFMNLFGNAIDALDEYSQENPQACEESRGEIYITTQLLEGDRVRIRIRDNGPGIPEEVQQRIFDPFFTTKPVGKGTGMGLAISYQIITEKHRGRLQCCSHPGEGTAFIIEIPLHQKQAT
- a CDS encoding polysaccharide deacetylase family protein, with the translated sequence MYQVLPWVYRILKPTFPQCLWSGKPGRQQVALTFDDGPHPRHTKALLEVLRRHGVVASFFWLGIQVQRYPAVARAVSQQGHWLGLHGYQHINFVKLSKLELYESLQKTQDAIAAACAINPHQVIDVRPPNGLFAPHTLDWLQQWHYRPVMWSVVPMDWTQPGVAVVVQRVLQQVKDGAVIVLHDGTFGGTDVAEITDRLVGALLQRGYELVTVDRLWRWSFGAVPKAPSQQDVSPPG
- the cysE gene encoding serine O-acetyltransferase — protein: MFETFATDFRIIFERDPAARNWLEVVTCYPGLQALLFHRFAHWLYRLGIPFLPRFISHFARFLTGIEIHPGAQIGKGVFIDHGMGVVIGETAIVGDYSLIYQGVTLGGTGKESGKRHPTLGECVVVGAGAKVLGNIQIGNDVRIGAGSVVLRDVPSDCTVVGVPGRIVYRSGVRVSPLEHGQLPDSEANVIRALLNRIEALEENVQQLQQQRCPQESESADNAAHTDWQKAPSCQLQDKEIQQFFNGAGI
- a CDS encoding FAD-dependent oxidoreductase — translated: MSEQPSVFEKFPSGTLARLQRADQMWQALKENTRPLVESVQESAAPLGTTDWDVVVSGGTLGVPIAAILAQKQWRVAVLERGTVRGREQEWNISRSELQVLCELELLSPEELEEAIATEFNPVRISIRGGEDIWVRDILNVGVYPVTLIETCKQKFLQAGGKLLEEEPFAGVTVHPDGVEVKTKTGTTLKSRLLLDSMGHFSPIASQARQGKKPDGVCMVVGGCAQGFEKNESGDLFASFTPILNQCQYFWEAFPARDGRTTYLFTYMDADPRRFSLSFFLDEYLRLLPEYQNVDLEQLQWQRLLFGFFPSYRQSPIRYPWHRIAPIGDSSSTQSPLSFGGFGAMVRHLKRLSEGLDEALRCDALRHGDLAELHPYQPSLSVTWLFQQAMSVDLDGTDMDPDAINRLLRCVFAEMDRLGEKVLNPFLQDVVQFQPLSVALLQTTLRHPQVVREVIPQLGIETLLDWSRHYVGLGAYSGLYFLFKQFQGAIAELPPQQKYYFHRLLDAYCYGSGQDYYC